AGGTGTTGCGGAAGACGAGATCGCGCGTGTTCTCAAGATGCGTCTTCTCCCACGGGTGCTTGAACTCCTTGTACTTGTCGAGCAGGTGGAACAGCCCGAAATTCATGGAACCCATGTTGAGGGAGGCCACTTCCGGCTTGAAGGTGGCGGCGGGCAGCACGCGCTCCTCCACCTTCATGTAGGGGCTGCCGCCGGAGGTGATGTTGATGACCGCGCTCGTCGCCTGCTTGATGCGCGGCAGGAAGGGCGCGAAGGCCTCCGGCGTCTGGTCCGGCTGGCCGGTCTCGGGGTTTCGGGCATGCAGATGCAGGATGGCCGCGCCGGCCTCGGCCGCCTTCAGCGCGTCGGCGACGATCTCGTCCGGCGTGATGGGCAGGTAGGGCGACATGGTGGGCGTGTGGATCGCCCCCGTGATGGCGCAGGTGATGATGACCTTGCGATTGGATTTCTTGGCGGGGGCGGCCTCGGTCATGACGGTCTCATTCATGGCGGTCTTGCCTCGTTTCTCGGGAATGTCGAAGGGTCGGAAAGGGTCAGGCGCCGATATCCTTGTCGGCCTTGCGCTTGTGGGCGGCGAGCGCCATCAGCCGGCGGTCGCGCCACACCTGCCGCTCCTGAAGCGCATCGTGGGACAGGCGCGCGCGGCGCTCGGCCAGCACGGTCTCCAGCACCGGGCCGGCCCAATCCACGCGGCGCCACTGGTCGGGCGAGATGCGCTCATAGATCTGCTGGTAGCGCGCCACATAGTCCGCGACGCCGCCGGGCGCGTTGAGATCGATGGTCTCGAACGGCCCCATGAAGGACCAGCGCAGCGCCAGCCCCTCGCGGATGCCGATGTCCACGTCCTCGACGCTCGCATAGCCATCGGCCACGAGGCGGAACGCCTCCTCCAGCAGCGCGCCCTGCATGCGGTTCATCACGAAGCCGTCCAGCTCGCGCTTCATCACGATGGGCGACTGACCGGCGGCGCGCATGAGATCGGCGGCGCGGGCCATGGTCTCGGCCGCCGTCCACGGCGCGGGCACCACCTCCACGGCGGGGATCAGATAGGGCGGATTGATGGGGTGGCACACGCACACCCGCTCGCGATGCTTCAAGCCTTCCGAGAAGCGCGAGGGCAGGATCGCCGAGGTGGAGGAGGCGAGCACGGTCTCCGGCGCCGCCAGCGCATCGAGTTCGGCATAGAGCGCCTGCTTGAGGGCGAGGTCTTCCGGCGCATTCTCCTGCGCATGGACGGCGCCGTCGAGCGCGTCGGCATAGGAAGAAGCGGCGGAAAGGCGCGCGCGCACGGCCTCAGGGGCGTTGCCATTCAGCAGGTCGTTGGCGGCGAGGTCCGGCAGCACGCCTTCGATATAGGCGAGCGCCGCCTCGGGCGCGCCCTCCGCCTTGTCCGCCAGCGCCACGTCGAAGCCGGCGCGGGCGAAGGTGATGGCCCAGGCCCGGCCGATGAAGCCCGAGCCGATGATGGCGATCTTGGTCATGGATGCCTCTTCAATCGATTCCGTTACGCGGCTAGCTCAGACGCCTTGTGTTTACAGCGCCGTCATCCCCCGGCTCGTCCGGGGGATCCACCCCGCAGAAAGCGCCGTGCCGGGCATCCAGAAACCCCTCTTGTGGCGCCGTGGATGCCCCGGACGAGCCGGGGCATGACGGAGGGAACGGGTCCGCGCGTTCCGAGAAAGACCCGCGCCCCGGACCAGCGACGGCGCAGCCGGAGCGCCGAGCCGGGGCCCAGGGGAAAAGTCGGCGCAGCCGGCGATGCCCGAAGGCCGCCGTGCGAGAGCCGGACGACCCTTCTCCCCCCGCGGGAGAAGGTGGATCGCGGCAAGGCCGCGAGACGGATGAGGGGTGGTGTCGTTCGGCCGATGAGTGCGAGGGTGGAGAGGCCCCTCCCCCTCACCCCCGCCCCCTCTCCCGCCCGCACTCGGCAGTTGCCGAGTGCGGTTGGTGGAAGTCGAAGTCGGCAACAGCCGACTTCAAGGGGAGAGGGGAGGATCGCGGAGATCACACGGCCGCCCCTCACAGCCACAGCACTTGCCTTCTCAGATCGAGGTCCCGCGCCAGCGGGCGGGCGGGGCCTTCGTGGACCACCTCGCCGCGCTCCAGCACCACGGCGCGGTCGGCGAGGTTCAGCACCACGTCGAGATGGTGATCCACGATGACGAGCGTGAGCGCATGGCGCAGCCGGTCGAAGGCGTCGAACAGCTCTTCCGTGACCGCCGGGGACAGGCCCTCGAAGGGCTCGTCCAGCAGCAGCACGCGGGTGTCGCCCATGAGCGCGCGGGCCACCGCCACCATCTGCTGCTCGCCGCCGGAGAGGAGGTCGGCCGGCGTGTCGATGCGCTCCTTCAGCCGGGGGAAGAGGTCCAGCACCTCTTCCTCGCTGAAGTGCCGGCCGGCGCCGGTGATGCGCTTGAGGCGCCCCAGTTCGAGGTTGTGGCGCACGCTCATGCCGTGGAACAGCGCCCGCCCCTGCGGCACATAGCCGACGCCGCGCCGGGCGATGGCGGCGGAGGAGAGGCCCATGAGTTCTTCGCCCGCCAAGGTCAGGGAGCCGTTCATGGGCTTGACGATGCCGGTGATGGCCTTGAGCAAGGTGGATTTTCCCGCCCCGTTGCGGCCGAGCAGCGCGAGGATCTCGCCCTCCTTCGCCTCCAGCGAGACGCCGGCGAGGATGCGGCTCTTGCCGTAGAAGGCGTCGATGCCGTGGAGGCGCAGCATCGTCTTCTCGGTGGCGGCGGATTCAAGGTCGCGGGCGGCGAGCGCCGCGGCACCGGAGCCGATGTAGACCTCCTGCACGCGCTTGTCGGACCGCGCATCCTCCACCGTGCCGTCCACCAGCACAGCGCCATCGGCCATCACGGTCACGGCGTCGGCCAGTTCGAACACGCGGTCGATGTCGTGCTCCACCAGCAGCACCGGCACCTCGGCGGAAATGTCCTTGATGAGGTTGGAGACGCGGGTGCGCTCCGCCGCCGCGAGGCCCGCGAGCGGCTCGTCCAGCAGCAGCACGCGCGGGCGGGAGGTGAGGGCGAGGCCCATGTCGAGCAGGCGCTGGCCGCCATAGGAGAGCGCGCCGGCCTCCGCCTTCTCCATGCCGGCGACACCGAGGAAGGCCACCATCTCCGCCGTCTCGGAATTGATCTCGGGGATGGCGGCGGCATCGCGCCAGGGATTGAGCCGGCTCTTGTGGGTGGCCTGCACGCCGAGGCGCAGGTTTTCCTCCACGCTGAGCGTCGGGAACAGGTTGGTGATCTGGAAGGAGCGCGCGAGGCCCTTCATGCACACGGCGTTGGGCGCGAGCCCGTCGATGCGCTCCCCGGCGAGGCGGATCTCGCCGGCATGGGGGGCGAACATGCCGGAAATCATGTTGAAGGTGGTGGTCTTGCCCGCGCCGTTGGGGCCGATGAGGGCGTGGAGCGTGCGGTCCTTCACCGCCACCGCGCCGGCCCGCACCGCCTTGATGGCGCCGAAGCCGAGGGCAAGATCCTTCGCCTCGAGCAGCGGCGCGGGACTCTCCCACCGCGCGCGGGCGGTGAGGGAGGAGGGCAAGGGCCGCTTCTCGGCGGAGGCGCGCCGGCCCATGGCGGCGGCCTCGATGGTCTTCTTCCTCAGCGGCGCGAGAAGCCGGCCGGCGACGCCCACGAGCCCGGTGGGCGAGAAGACGATGAAGGCCATGAACAGGAGGCCGAAGAAGAACAGCCAGTTCGGCGTCCACATGGAGAGGAATTCGCGGAACAGCACGAAGAACAGCGCGCCCAGCGCCGGCCCGAGGAAGGAGCGCATGCCGCCGATGACCACCATGGCCAGCAGCTCGCCCGAAAAGGCGATGGCGATGGGATCGGCCGAGGCGAAGCGGTGGTTGAAGGCGACGAGCGCGCCGGCGAACGCGGTGAGGCCCGCGGACAGGGTGAAGCAGGCGATCTTGTAGGCCCGCGTGTCGTAGCCGATGAAGCGCGCCCGCTGCTCGTTCTCGCGGATGGCGACGAGCACCGTGCCCACCGGCGAGCGCACGAAGCGCTGGAGCTTGTAGATGATGACGAAGGCCACCGCCGCCACCACCCAGTAGAAGGTGGCGTTGCGGTCGAGGTCGAGGCCGAAGAAGGGTCCGCGATTGACGCCGCCGAGCCCGTTCTCGCCGCCCGTCACCGCCGTCCAGCGGAAGGCGACGGTATAGAGGAGCGCGGTCAAGGCCAGCGTCAGCAGCGAGAAATAGACGCCGCGCCGGCGCAGCACCACATAGCCCACGGGGATCGCCGCCAGCGTCACCAGCGCCGCCGCCGGCACCGCGAGGGCGACGCCCCAGTCGGGAAACAGCCGCTGCTGCAGCAGCGCCGCCGCATAGGCGCCGAGGCCGAACCACGCGCCATGGCCGAAGGAGACGAGGCCGGTGTAGCCCACGAGCAGGTTCAGCGCCATGCAGGCGAGCGCGAGGATCACCACGTCGGTGGCGGAGGTCACCGTCAGGCCGAGGGCGGACAGCAGCGCCGGCAGCACAGCCAGAGCCACCGCGGCGACGATGAGGTTGGCATTGCGGGCGAGCATCGCGGCTCCTGAAGAGGAAGGTGTCGCAGTCACGGCGGGAGCGTTGGGGGCGGCGGAGGTCTTCAGCATGGCGGTCACTCGAAGCGCAGGATGCGCTCGCCGAACAGGCCACGCGGACGGGTGAGCAGCACCGCCAGCATGAGCACGTACATGGACGCCTCGGCCGCCGGCGGGATGAAGTAGACCGTCAGCCCGCGCACGAGGCCCACCAGCAGCCCGGCCGCCACCACGCCCCAGAACGAGCCGAGGCCGCCGATGACCACCACCACGAAGGCGGCGGTGAGGATTTCCGAGCCCATGGCCGGATGCACGCCGGAGATGGGCGCGAGCATGATGCCGGCGAGCCCCGCAAGGCCGATGCCGATGGCCGCCACCGCCGTGAGATAGGGGGTGAGCGAGATGCCGAGCGCGCCCACCATGTCCGGGTTCTGCACCCCGGCCCGCACCACGCGGCCGAAGGCGGTGCGCTGGAGCAGCAGCCACAGGCCGAGCACCGCCGCCGCCGCCACCACCAGGATGGCGAGGCGATAGCGCGAATAGATGAAATCGCCGAGGAAGATCTGGCCGCGCAGGAATTCGGGGATCGAGAAGGGAATGGGCGTCGCGCCGAAGGCCATGCGCAGCGCCTGCTCGATCACCATGGCGAGGCCGAAGGTGAGCAGCAGCGAAAGGATGGGATCAGCCCGGTAGAAGCGCGAGAACAGGGTGCGCTCGATGACCATGCCGATGAGCGCCACCGACAGCGGCGCCGCGACGAAGGCGGCGGGAAAGCCGAAGCGGTTGCCGACCTCGACGCCGATATAGGCGCCGATGGCATAGAAGCCGCCATGGGCAAGGTTCACGATGCCGCCGAGGGAGAAGATGAGCGAGAGCCCGAGGGCGATCAGCAGATAGGCGACACCCACAAGAAGCCCGTTGAGCAATTGCTCGATGAGGAAGACGAGTTCCATGGGCATGAAGTCTTCTCCGGCCTGAGGCGCTTTTACTGACAGACATCGACGGCGGACCCCGCGCCGCTCGCCCCCCTCTCCCCTTGCGGGAGAGGGCTGGGGTGAGGGGTACGGCGCCGCAAGAACGGTTGGCCGGCACCTGTGGAGACATCCCCACCCCTCACCCCCGGCCCCTCTCCCGCCCGAACTCGGCTCTTGCCGAGTTCGGTTCGTGAAAGTCGAAGTCGGCAACAGCCGACTTCGAGGGAGAGGGGAGGAGAACGCAGGCGGCCCGACGTGGATGCCCGGCACACGGCCGGGCATGACGGCGGTGAAAGGAAGCGGACCTCCAGACCCGAACCGGCCAAGCCCCCTCTCCCCTTGCGGGAGAGGGTTGGGGTGAGGGGTACAGCGCCGCAAGAGCCGTCGGCCGGCACCTGTGGAGGTGCGCGCCCCCTCACCCCGCGGGGAAGGTGCAGGCGTTCTCTTCCGGCGTCGGGGCGATGGCCGAGAGGGCGGTTTCCGCGCCGGGCACGGCGGGGCCGAGGATCATGAGATCCCACTGGTCCTTGACCTCGGCCACCGGGCGGGCGGTCACCGTGTACATCTCCTGGATGAGCTGATGGTCCCAGGAGCGGAAATAGCCCTTGCGCGCCTTGAGGATGTCCAGCTCCGGCTCCTTCTCGAAGAAGGCGATGAGGTCGGCCGCCGCCGTGCTCTTGGTCTCGATCATGGCGCGGGCCACGCTCTTGGTGGCGACGTAATCGCCCCAGGCCTGGTTCTCCGGCGGCTTGCCGAACTTCTTCACGAAGGCCGCGACGAAGGCCTTCGAGCCGGGGGTCGGCACGTCATGGTGCCAGATCATGGGCCAGATGCCGCCGAAGGTGCCCTTGCCGGCGCCCCAGGCCACCGCCGTATCGAAACCGAAGCCGCCGAACGGATACTTCAGGCCGAATTCCGAATACTGCTTGATGAAGTTGGTTATCTGGTTTCCGGCGAGGTTGGAGATCACCACGTCGGGACGCGACTGGCGCACCTTGAGAAGATAGGGCGAGAAGTCCGTTGCGTCGGTGGGCACCAGTTCGTCGGCGATGACCTCGCCGCCATTCTGGCCGATAAAGCGCTTGGCGACGCGCGACAGATCATGGCCGAAGGCATAGTCGGCGGTGAGGAAGAAGAGTTTCTTGCCCTTGATGAGGCCGTCACGCAGCATCGCCGCGCCCACCGCCTTCACATATTGGGTATTGGCGCCTTCCACATGGAACATGTAACGGTTGCAATCCTTGCCGCGCAGCGCATCGGAATTGCCGCCCGTGTTCACGAACACCACCTTGTTGCGCGCCACAACCTGGGCAATGGCCAGCGCAGAGGCGGACGAGATCTCGCCGATGATGACCGCCGCCTTCTCGCGCTCGATATAGCGCTCCGCCTTGGAGGAGGCGGTGGCGGGGTTCACGCTGTCTTCCATCACGAGGTTGATCTTGCGGCCGTTGATGCCGCCGGCCGCGTTCAGTTCCTCCACCGCGAGTTGGACGCCCATCTGGCCATAGGCGCCGAGCGGGCCGAGGAAGCCGGTGAGCGGCGTGAGATGGCCGAAGGTCACCGTGTCGGCCTGCGCCTTCACGATCGCCGGCATGCCGACGCCGCCGAGAAGCGCGGCCGCGCCGGCGCCCTTCAGGAGCGTGCGGCGGCCGATGGATGCGGACGCAATTCGGGCGTGAAGCGGAAAGTCAGTCACGGCGTCGTCTCCTCCCATGGATCCGGCTTGGATGTTGCGGTGGCAGGATTTTTCCCGTCCGGACCGCACCGGAATGATTGCCGAATGGCTCGGCTATCTGTTATCTGTGATCACACATAGCAGACGCGGAACATGGAACACAAGATGCGATCCGCCACCGATGGCGATGCCCCCGAGGCCCGCGGCGAGGCGCCGGCGGAAACGCTCGATGGCCGCGTCGGCCGCATCGTCCGCCAGACGCTGGCGGATCAGGTCTATGGCGATCTGAAGGAGCTGCTGCTCTCCGGCCGCGCCGCCCCGGGCGAGCGCTTCACCCTGCGCGGGCTCGCCGCCGCCATCGGCACCAGCGCCATGCCGGTGCGCGAGGCCGTGTCGCGCCTCGTCGCCGAGAACGCGCTGGAAGTGCTGCCCAACCGCGCCGTGCGCGTGCCCCTCATGCCCCGCGCCCGCTTCGCCGAATTGCGCCTCATCCGCACGAGCCTCGAAGGCCTCGCCGCCGCCACTGCCGCCCGCGAGGCGACGGCGGACGAGATCGCCGAGGTGGTCCGCTTTGAACGCGCCTTCGCCGCCGAGCGGGGGAAGAAGAGACCGGACGGCGCCGCCGCCATGCGCCACAACAAGGACCTGCACTTCGCCCTCTACCGCGCCGCCCACCTGCCCACCCTCATGGGCATGATCGAGGGCCTCTGGCTGCAGATCGGTCCCGTCCTCAACCTCGATTTCCGCGCCGGCCCGGAGCGGGTGCGGCAGGGGGAGGCCCACCTCCACCACGCCCGCCTCGTCGCCGCCCTCAAGGCCCGCGATCCGGAGGCGGCACGCGACGCGCTGGTGGCGGATATCTGGAGCGCGGGCGACTTCATCCTCTCGCGCGACGTGCTGCCGGACTGACTCAAAGCTGAATGCGCCCGAACCGGCACCTGACTGCACCGAACCCCCACTAGAAAACCTAGGGAGAACGCCATGGACCTCGGCATCGCCGGCATCCGCGTCATCATCACCGCCGGCGCCGGCGGCATCGGCCTGGAGATCGCCCGCGCCTTCCTGAAGGAGGGGGCGAAGGTCGAAGTCTGCGACGTGGATGATGCCGCGCTGGAAGCCCTGGGCGACACCGCGCCGGGGGCCGTCGGCACCTGGTGCGACGTCTCCGACCGGGCCTCCGTCGCCGCCTTCATGGAGGGTGCGCTGGGCCGCCTCGGCGGCCTCGATGTGCTTGTGAACAATGCGGGAATCGCCGGCCCCACCGGCCGCGTGGACCAGATCTCGCCGGAGGACTGGGACCGTACTTTGGCGGTGGACATCACCGGCCATTTCAACGTCACCCGCCTCGCCGTGCCGGCCCTGAAGGAGAGCGACAACGCCTCCATCATCGGCCTCTCCTCGGCCGCCGGCCGCTTCGGCTTTCCTCTCCGCTCGCCTTATGCGGCAGCGAAGTGGGGGGTGGTCGGGTTCATCAAGTCGCTGGCCATGGAATTGGGCGAATTCGGTATACGCGCCAATGCCATACTGCCCGGATCGGTGGACGGCCCGCGCATCCGCTCGGTGTTCGAGAACAAGGC
The nucleotide sequence above comes from Xanthobacter flavus. Encoded proteins:
- a CDS encoding 3-keto-5-aminohexanoate cleavage protein; protein product: MNETVMTEAAPAKKSNRKVIITCAITGAIHTPTMSPYLPITPDEIVADALKAAEAGAAILHLHARNPETGQPDQTPEAFAPFLPRIKQATSAVINITSGGSPYMKVEERVLPAATFKPEVASLNMGSMNFGLFHLLDKYKEFKHPWEKTHLENTRDLVFRNTFKDIEYILTTCYDNGTRFEFECYDIGHLYNLAHFLERGLVKPPLFVQSVFGLLGGIGPHPEDVMHMKRTCDRLFGDQYRWSVLGAGRNQLPIAAMAASMGGNIRVGLEDSLWAGRGKLATSNADQVKLAAKIIEGLGLEVASPDEAREILELKGADKTNI
- a CDS encoding 3-hydroxyacyl-CoA dehydrogenase — its product is MTKIAIIGSGFIGRAWAITFARAGFDVALADKAEGAPEAALAYIEGVLPDLAANDLLNGNAPEAVRARLSAASSYADALDGAVHAQENAPEDLALKQALYAELDALAAPETVLASSTSAILPSRFSEGLKHRERVCVCHPINPPYLIPAVEVVPAPWTAAETMARAADLMRAAGQSPIVMKRELDGFVMNRMQGALLEEAFRLVADGYASVEDVDIGIREGLALRWSFMGPFETIDLNAPGGVADYVARYQQIYERISPDQWRRVDWAGPVLETVLAERRARLSHDALQERQVWRDRRLMALAAHKRKADKDIGA
- a CDS encoding branched-chain amino acid ABC transporter ATP-binding protein/permease, which produces MLARNANLIVAAVALAVLPALLSALGLTVTSATDVVILALACMALNLLVGYTGLVSFGHGAWFGLGAYAAALLQQRLFPDWGVALAVPAAALVTLAAIPVGYVVLRRRGVYFSLLTLALTALLYTVAFRWTAVTGGENGLGGVNRGPFFGLDLDRNATFYWVVAAVAFVIIYKLQRFVRSPVGTVLVAIRENEQRARFIGYDTRAYKIACFTLSAGLTAFAGALVAFNHRFASADPIAIAFSGELLAMVVIGGMRSFLGPALGALFFVLFREFLSMWTPNWLFFFGLLFMAFIVFSPTGLVGVAGRLLAPLRKKTIEAAAMGRRASAEKRPLPSSLTARARWESPAPLLEAKDLALGFGAIKAVRAGAVAVKDRTLHALIGPNGAGKTTTFNMISGMFAPHAGEIRLAGERIDGLAPNAVCMKGLARSFQITNLFPTLSVEENLRLGVQATHKSRLNPWRDAAAIPEINSETAEMVAFLGVAGMEKAEAGALSYGGQRLLDMGLALTSRPRVLLLDEPLAGLAAAERTRVSNLIKDISAEVPVLLVEHDIDRVFELADAVTVMADGAVLVDGTVEDARSDKRVQEVYIGSGAAALAARDLESAATEKTMLRLHGIDAFYGKSRILAGVSLEAKEGEILALLGRNGAGKSTLLKAITGIVKPMNGSLTLAGEELMGLSSAAIARRGVGYVPQGRALFHGMSVRHNLELGRLKRITGAGRHFSEEEVLDLFPRLKERIDTPADLLSGGEQQMVAVARALMGDTRVLLLDEPFEGLSPAVTEELFDAFDRLRHALTLVIVDHHLDVVLNLADRAVVLERGEVVHEGPARPLARDLDLRRQVLWL
- a CDS encoding branched-chain amino acid ABC transporter permease codes for the protein MELVFLIEQLLNGLLVGVAYLLIALGLSLIFSLGGIVNLAHGGFYAIGAYIGVEVGNRFGFPAAFVAAPLSVALIGMVIERTLFSRFYRADPILSLLLTFGLAMVIEQALRMAFGATPIPFSIPEFLRGQIFLGDFIYSRYRLAILVVAAAAVLGLWLLLQRTAFGRVVRAGVQNPDMVGALGISLTPYLTAVAAIGIGLAGLAGIMLAPISGVHPAMGSEILTAAFVVVVIGGLGSFWGVVAAGLLVGLVRGLTVYFIPPAAEASMYVLMLAVLLTRPRGLFGERILRFE
- a CDS encoding ABC transporter substrate-binding protein; its protein translation is MTDFPLHARIASASIGRRTLLKGAGAAALLGGVGMPAIVKAQADTVTFGHLTPLTGFLGPLGAYGQMGVQLAVEELNAAGGINGRKINLVMEDSVNPATASSKAERYIEREKAAVIIGEISSASALAIAQVVARNKVVFVNTGGNSDALRGKDCNRYMFHVEGANTQYVKAVGAAMLRDGLIKGKKLFFLTADYAFGHDLSRVAKRFIGQNGGEVIADELVPTDATDFSPYLLKVRQSRPDVVISNLAGNQITNFIKQYSEFGLKYPFGGFGFDTAVAWGAGKGTFGGIWPMIWHHDVPTPGSKAFVAAFVKKFGKPPENQAWGDYVATKSVARAMIETKSTAAADLIAFFEKEPELDILKARKGYFRSWDHQLIQEMYTVTARPVAEVKDQWDLMILGPAVPGAETALSAIAPTPEENACTFPAG
- a CDS encoding GntR family transcriptional regulator gives rise to the protein MRSATDGDAPEARGEAPAETLDGRVGRIVRQTLADQVYGDLKELLLSGRAAPGERFTLRGLAAAIGTSAMPVREAVSRLVAENALEVLPNRAVRVPLMPRARFAELRLIRTSLEGLAAATAAREATADEIAEVVRFERAFAAERGKKRPDGAAAMRHNKDLHFALYRAAHLPTLMGMIEGLWLQIGPVLNLDFRAGPERVRQGEAHLHHARLVAALKARDPEAARDALVADIWSAGDFILSRDVLPD
- a CDS encoding SDR family oxidoreductase produces the protein MDLGIAGIRVIITAGAGGIGLEIARAFLKEGAKVEVCDVDDAALEALGDTAPGAVGTWCDVSDRASVAAFMEGALGRLGGLDVLVNNAGIAGPTGRVDQISPEDWDRTLAVDITGHFNVTRLAVPALKESDNASIIGLSSAAGRFGFPLRSPYAAAKWGVVGFIKSLAMELGEFGIRANAILPGSVDGPRIRSVFENKARERNMSMEEVQAMALSATSLKRLIPPQHLANVAVFLSSPMGSTISGQAIAVDGDMQMLV